DNA from Candidatus Poribacteria bacterium:
CAATTCGATCACTGGAGACAGGTCGAGATATTGTAGGAAAACCGGGTCGCGGTTGAAGGCGTTGTTGATGTGTTTGTTAAGAAAACCGTTTCCATTCTCTATCGTGCCGTGCCGATCAAAACTCTCGGGAATTGCGGTTAACCGATCCATTGCGGCACGAAGTTCCGCGAGTTGTTCACCTTCAATAGCTTTCGGTAGATAGGCGTACCCGTCTTCCTCCATCGCCTTGACTTGGCCTTCGAGGTCAGGATAGGCAACAAGGGGTAAGGCTTGGCTCATTGTTTTTTCTCCTTTTGTTTAAAAACTCGAAAGGGAATCTCCTACTTGTGTATTTTACAAATTTTCAGGCGGGATGTCAACTTTTTTCCGAACAATTCGTTAATAAAGTGCATCCAATAGAGTGTTAAAGGTAACCAATAGTCATCACAAAAAGAGGAGAATAGAAAATGAAAAATGCAAACGTAACAACCCAGACCCGTGAAGCCTCTAAAGACGCGGCGATCCGCGTTCTCGGAACAGTTATGGAATCCCTACCGGGGAACCTATTTCAGGTAAAATTGGACGAGAACGACCACAAAGTTGTGGCGTATCTCGCTGGAAAACTAATGCAGCACAAAATTTGGGTGCTTCCTGGCGATCAGGTGACCCTTGAACTTTCCCCGTATGACCTGACGCGTGGCCGCATTATCTGGCGGAATCCTGGCGCTTAGGTGCTGTTGCATGAGGAGTTCTTTGATGCCACCTCTGGATCAAACTATGGAAGGCATTGTCATAAAAGCGCGG
Protein-coding regions in this window:
- the infA gene encoding translation initiation factor IF-1; the protein is MKNANVTTQTREASKDAAIRVLGTVMESLPGNLFQVKLDENDHKVVAYLAGKLMQHKIWVLPGDQVTLELSPYDLTRGRIIWRNPGA